A DNA window from Drosophila virilis strain 15010-1051.87 chromosome 4, Dvir_AGI_RSII-ME, whole genome shotgun sequence contains the following coding sequences:
- the Ziz gene encoding dedicator of cytokinesis protein 9 isoform X10 encodes MERKFTRGLNKPGMAAQLRESVSQVVRESAVLSKPLVVEPVDFEAFIAKNKTLIQNDPQRELLIYPADDVSEIVMPRKQRTNVKSVADRFEPPNEAIVCPLHGSVVLGSNGHSQVSRQSSLQSNGSLHNGHSSNTSLSNGNGQLSRKSSQCSNGSASRKTSQESSYESALSSSTLRSHLAQPEEVDEYAEEETAAGEDATDATTLGTRAECTRFTRQALYTYRAKNHLIHYKYSAYGGNCHDLPSTSPAEELLEELYEIDADQDRIDEQMTRSQADTITKQGYLLKGPDSASDRMFANIGNKSFKRRYCYLRQEIDGTYMLELHKDEKQGEAKATIVMDFCTEVVQNPKRGRFCFELRMTAGHKSFTLAAENEQDFKDWLTKLSSVLAQNKAQEEKRNASLERQPAANATPTPQLQPPAMEPPTFGTLKGLDQSLHPQLMKYGRETDHSIAQARREQRRRLFACYQSHGKAVTNDNVEQYREHFGTRVLLTCQSLRFRLQCQPVDLADGAGGEQLCQVEPYITSLALYDAKAGRKLSESFYFNINEPAAAQMLPNTPVPASVAGCGIPRRAESDERNAAQAPHSLFDGVSSELLRCPRQQFQQLRQCMLSVSAPHADIYLVLRIEKVLQSSIAQAAEPYLKAARDAKLGQKVHKAAKSCAQHIGHYRQPFAWAARPLFKAYSHELDVESQCIFEFNTIYRQELAKLRDEELLKLLADYRKPEKLSKLNIIPGYMRLQVQLLDQTAPCGLSKSLAPLSTFSASAKQPLTLELSEFQSQTERDAYPYTNFCNHLYVYPLSLQFDSQKLFSRARNITVVVELRDGDGEYSKPLKCIYGRPGQDLLVSQIACPVLHHNVTPTWYEEIKLRLPLGLFPEHHLLFSFYHVSCNLSKKRDAHASFETPIGYAWLPLLQKNRICLEEQMLPVAATLPVGYLSIQPLGWGKGNCGPDIQWIDNQRALYSVGLRLDSTVLTSDQHLHNFFAHCERLLEGGKTGALPAETETCKILKAAHAIDMRSLINFLPTLLNELFTLLVHTQSEEIGLNVIRLLTNIIHQISDEAKRTELLAAYVKYVFHAPYYSQQTARLRTVHGELCRHLPYLLNPNNTDFLIVNKFMRYSAIFFDLIVKSMAQHLLATGRIRMLRNERFPKEYADRVEQLIKALVPYITTRYEDLGEETQLLNRSLARFVRQCLSYMDRGFVFKLIRFYMEQFAPGNPRVLHEYKFNFLQEICQHEHYVPLNLPFVLNPKNRPPELLQHFTLSEQFCRQHFLSGLLLQELKSSLNEIGHVRRHALSIFKDLLAKHELDARYQQRGQLCRIALLYVPWLGIVMDNLHRIDDLSDSGGCTPNGHVYADSASYTKRLSCSSSYVFSKDSSTFSSLTSTPRSKNRLTLHTDQASPCRTSMHIKDHNYLAAIAGTAIGNGISNLSLNSNSDSGHSQDTTTIGAYTNGETDVALRNGHNRSVSVTHAQVLARCDKFSAAESKDLLLGFLFIVKHLSQDQMVAWWQNCNETETLQFLSILDLCLLQFRYVGKKNVVLASDARLQRPTKAHTLPARSTPPVLENGSQEPNTGTLTQTREHLLEDMDLSARSQQALYESNLATEVGMIILDCLGLYVLQFRQLLAESLVLPKLARVYLRFLQLGQSERLSKHVFAALRAFINNYSMALFKGNAMLCGQMVYELLKACDSRLVDIRHESCAVLYLLMRSNFEFSGRKALTRVHLQVIISVSQMIGNVIGLNNARFQESLSIINSYANSDKAMKGTGFPLEVKDLTRRVRTVLMATAQMQAHHMDPERLLELQYSLANSYASTPELRHTWLVTMARNHEQNGNLSEAACCHLHIAALMCEYLRLRGGCTLSWSSTAFGKISRNIPLDEQGLKLDAGAQDSQYTEQMLLEQLKQCADFLDRAERFECLGELYKLILPIYERARNFIELAQSYEHLTQAYNKIVEVNRSGKRMLGRFYRVVFYGMMYFEEDHAIEFVYKEPKLTSLSEISDRLAKQYKEKFGADVVKLIMDSSPVKVDELDAKLAYIQVTHVIPFFTKDELDQRLNEFEQNHDVDTFMYETPFTKSGAARGSVEEQWKRKTVIKTQYSFPYVLKRIPVKSREIIELSPIEVAIDEMQSKVSELEEIILPPADVKKLQLRLQGSVAVTVNAGPLAYAHAFLDAKVIKNFSLDRVEDLKDVFRDFIGVCHKALCVNERMISADQKEYHHVLKENYEKLCQALSELLQDESFQPLSDDADTAAQRNSMALFNAISGASHNSSFGFAVY; translated from the exons AGCAAGCCACTCGTCGTGGAGCCGGTCGACTTTGAAGCCTTTatagccaaaaataaaacactcaTACAAAATGATCCGCAGCGGGAGCTGCTTATCTATCCAGCGGACGATGTCTCG GAGATTGTCATGCCGCGTAAGCAGCGCACAAATGTCAAATCGGTGGCGGATCGCTTTGAGCCACCCAATGAGGCAATCGTGTGTCCACTGCATGGCTCCGTGGTGCTGGGCAGCAATGGTCACAGTCAGGTGAGCCGGCAGAGCAGCCTGCAGTCGAATGGCAGTCTCCATAATGGGCACAGCAGCAATACCAGCCTGTCCAACGGCAATGGTCAATTGTCGCGCAAGAGTTCGCAGTGTTCCAATGGCTCGGCGAGTCGAAAGACATCGCAGGAGTCCTCTTATGAATCGGCGTTGTCCTCCAGCACATTGCGTTCGCATTTGGCACAGCCCGAGGAGGTAGATGAATATGCGGAGGAGGAGACAGCAGCTGGCGAGGATGCAACAGACGCAACTACGCTGGGTACGCGTGCCGAGTGCACGCGCTTCACACGCCAAGCGCTGTACACGTATCGTGCCAAGAATCATCTTATCCACTACAAATACAGTGCGTATGGTGGCAACTGTCACGATCTGCCCAG CACATCACCCGCCGAGGAATTGCTGGAGGAGCTGTACGAAATCGATGCCGATCAGGATCGCATTGATGAGCAAATGACGCGCTCCCAGGCGGATACGATTACCAAGCAGGGTTATCTGTTGAAGGGGCCCGATTCGGCCTCGGATCGCATGTTCGCCAACATTGGCAACAAGTCTTTTAAGCGTCGCTATTGCTATCTGCGCCAGGAGATCGATGGCACCTACATGCTCGAATTGCACAAGGATGAGAAACAGGGCGAGGCCAAGGCCACCATTGTCATGGATTTTTGCACGGAAGTAGTGCAG AATCCCAAACGTGGTCGCTTCTGTTTTGAGCTGCGCATGACAGCTGGCCACAAATCCTTTACCCTGGCCGCTGAGAACGAGCAGGACTTTAAGGATTGGCTAACCAAACTGTCCTCAGTGCTGGCACAGAACAAGGCGCAGGAAGAGAAGCGCAATGCATCGCTGGAACGTCAGCCGGCTGCCAATGCGACGCCCAcgccgcagctgcagccgccggCCATGGAGCCGCCCACGTTTGGTACACTCAAAGGCCTGGATCAGTCACTTCATCCACAGCTGATGAAATACGGACGCGAGACGGATCACTCTATTGCGCAGGCGCGTCGCGAGCAGCGTCGCCGCCTCTTCGCCTGCTATCAGAGCCACGGCAAGGCTGTGACCAATGACAATGTGGAGCAATATCGCGAACACTTTGGCACACGCGTCCTGCTCACCTGTCAATCCTTGCGCTTTCGACTACAGTGCCAGCCAGTTGATTTGGCGGATGGTGCAGGCGGTGAACAGTTGTGTCAGGTGGAGCCCTACATTACAAGTTTAGCGCTGTACGATGCGAAGGCCGGGCGCAAACTTAGCGAGAGCTTCTACTTCAACATCAACGAGCCGGCGGCAGCTCAGATGCTGCCCAACACCCCAGTGCCCGCCTCTGTGGCGGGCTGTGGCATACCCAGGCGCGCGGAGAGCGATGAGCGCAATGCTGCCCAGGCGCCACATTCACTATTTGATGGCGTCTCCTCAGAGCTGTTGCGCTGTCCGCGCCAGCAGTTCCAGCAGCTGCGCCAGTGCATGTTGTCGGTGAGTGCGCCGCATGCGGACATCTATCTGGTGCTGCGCATCGAGAAAGTGCTGCAGAGCAGCATTGCACAGGCGGCCGAGCCGTATCTAAAGGCCGCACGTGATGCCAAGTTGGGACAGAAGGTGCACAAGGCGGCCAAGAGCTGTGCCCAGCACATTGGACACTATCGCCAGCCATTTGCGTGGGCCGCCCGACCTCTGTTCAAGGCCTACAGCCATGAACTGGACGTAGAGTCGCAGTGCATATTCGAGTTTAATACCATCTATCGTCAGGAGCTGGCCAAGCTGCGTGATGAGGAGCTGCTCAAGCTGCTGGCCGACTATCGCAAGCCAGAGAAGCTTAGCAAGTTGAACATCATACCGGGCTATATGAGGCTGCAGGTGCAGCTGCTGGACCAGACGGCCCCGTGCGGCTTGAGTAAATCCCTGGCGCCTTTGTCCACTTTCAGTGCCTCCGCCAAGCAGCCGCTCACCTTGGAACTCTCAGAGTTTCAGAGCCAAACTGAGCGCGATGCGTATCCCTATACTAATTTCTGTAATCATCTTTATGTGTATCCCCTGAGCCTGCAGTTCGATAGCCAAAAGTTGTTCTCACGGGCTCGGAACATTACGGTCGTCGTTGAGCTAAGAGATGGCGATGGCGAGTACAGTAAACCCCTGAAG TGCATCTATGGTCGTCCAGGTCAGGATTTGTTGGTCTCGCAGATTGCCTGCCCGGTGCTGCATCATAATGTGACGCCCACTTGGTACGAGGAAATTAAACTGCGCCTGCCGCTGGGCCTCTTTCCGGAGCATCACTTGCTCTTCTCCTTCTATCACGTGTCGTGTAATCTGAGCAAGAAACGTGATGCACATGCATCGTTCGAGACGCCCATTGGCTATGCCTGGCTACCATTGCTGCAGAAGAATCGCATCTGCTTGGAGGAGCAGATGTTGCCCGTAGCTGCAACGTTGCCCGTGGGCTATCTGTCGATCCAGCCGCTGGGCTGGGGCAAGGGG AACTGCGGCCCGGACATTCAATGGATCGACAATCAGCGTGCTCTCTATAGCGTTGGCCTGCGTCTGGACTCCACGGTGCTAACGTCGGATCAGCATCTGCATAACTTTTTCGCCCACTGCGAACGGCTGCTGGAGGGCGGCAAGACTGGCGCCCTGCCCGCCGAGACGGagacatgcaaaatcctgaaGGCGGCGCATGCCATCGACATGCGTTCCCTGATCAACTTTCTGCCCACGCTGCTCAACGAGTTGTTCACGCTGCTGGTGCACACCCAGTCCGAGGAGATTGGCCTGAATGTCATCCGACTGCTGACGAACATCATTCATCAGATCAGCGATGAGGCGAAGCGCACAGAGCTGTTGGCCGCCTATGTCAAATACGTGTTCCATGCTCCTTACTACAGTCAGCAGACGGCACGATTGCGCACGGTTCACGGCGAACTGTGCCGCCATCTGCCCTACCTGCTCAATCCCAACAACACGGACTTTCTCATAGTGAACAAGTTCATGCGCTACTCCGCGATATTCTTCGATCTGATTGTGAAGAGCATGGCTCAGCACCTGTTGGCCACGGGTCGCATACGCATGCTGCGCAACGAACGCTTTCCCAAGGAGTATGCGGATCGTGTTGAGCAATTGATCAAGGCGCTGGTGCCGTATATAACCACCCGCTACGAGGATCTCGGCGAAGAAACGCAGCTGCTGAACCGTTCGCTGGCGCGTTTTGTACGTCAATGTCTCAGCTACATGGATCGTGGATTTGTGTTCAAGCTGATTCGCTTCTACATGGAGCAGTTTGCGCCTGGCAATCCGCGCGTGCTGCACGAGTATAAGTTCAATTTTCTGCAAGAGATTTGCCAGCACGAGCACTATGTGCCGCTCAATCTGCCGTTTGTGCTGAACCCCAAGAATCGGCCGCCGGAGCTGTTGCAGCATTTCACGCTCTCGGAGCAGTTTTGTCGCCAGCATTTCCTCTCCGgtctgctgctgcaggagcTGAAGAGCAGCCTGAACGAGATCGGTCATGTGCGTCGCCATGCGCTGTCCATCTTCAAGGATCTGCTAGCCAAGCATGAGCTGGATGCACGCTATCAGCAGCGCGGCCAACTGTGCCGCATCGCGCTTCTGTATGTGCCCTGGCTGGGCATTGTCATGGACAACCTGCATCGCATCGATGATCTCTCCGACTCCGGCGGCTGCACGCCCAACGGGCATGTCTATGCGGACTCCGCGTCCTATACGAAGCGTCTCAGCTGTTCCAGCAGCTATGTTTTCAGCAAGGACTCGTCAACCTTTAGCTCGCTGACCTCGACGCCCAGATCTAAAAACCGGCTCACCCTTCACACCGATCAGGCGAGTCCCTGTCGCACCTCCATGCACATTAAGGATCATAACTACTTGGCTGCGATTGCTGGCACAGCCATTGGCAATGGCATCTCCAATCTGTCGCTCAACTCGAATTCCGATTCTGGC CACTCGCAGGACACGACAACAATTGGAGCTTACACGAATGGCGAAACGGATGTGGCGTTGCGAAATGGCCACAATCGGTCGGTGAGCGTGACGCATGCACAAGTCCTGGCACGCTGCGATAAGTTCAGTGCGGCGGAGAGCAAGGACCTGCTGCTTGGCTTCCTGTTCATTGTGAAGCATCTGTCGCAGGATCAAATGGTCGCCTGGTGGCAGAACTGCAACGAGACGGAGACACTGCAGTTCCTGTCAATTTTGGATCTGTGCCTGCTGCAGTTCCGCTATGTGGGTAAGAAGAATGTTGTGCTAGCCAGTGATGCACGCCTCCAGAGGCCTACCAAGGCACACACACTGCCCGCACGCAGCACACCGCCTGTGCTGGAGAACGGCAGCCAAGAACCAAACACTGGCACTCTCACCCAGACGCGAGAGCATCTGCTGGAGGATATGGACCTGTCGGCCAGATCCCAGCAGGCGCTTTACGAGTCCAATCTAGCCACGGAGGTGGGCATGATAATACTGGACTGCCTGGGACTCTATGTGCTGCAGTTCCGACAGCTGCTGGCGGAGAGTCTTGTGCTGCCCAAGCTGGCGCGTGTCTATTTGCGCTTCCTGCAGCTGGGCCAGTCGGAGCGTCTGTCCAAGCACGTGTTCGCCGCCCTGCGCGCCTTCATCAACAACTATTCGATGGCCCTGTTCAAGGGCAATGCCATGCTCTGTGGCCAGATGGTCTATGAGCTGCTCAAGGCCTGCGACAGCCGGCTGGTGGACATACGCCATGAATCCTGCGCCGTTCTGTATCTACTGATGCGCAGCAACTTTGAGTTTAGCGGCCGCAAGGCACTCACCCGCGTCCATCTGCAGGTCATCATCTCGGTGTCGCAGATGATTGGCAATGTGATTGGCCTGAACAATGCCCGTTTCCAGGAGAGCTTGTCTATTATCAACAGCTATGCCAACAGCGACAAGGCCATGAAGGGCACGGGCTTTCCCCTGGAAGTCAAGGATCTGACGCGACGCGTGCGCACAGTGCTGATGGCGACGGCGCAAATGCAGGCCCATCACATGGACCCGGAACGGCTGCTCGAACTGCAATACTCGCTGGCCAACTCGTATGCCTCGACACCGGAGCTGCGACACACTTGGCTGGTGACCATGGCGCGCAATCACGAGCAGAATGGCAATCTCTCGGAGGCCGCCTGCTGTCATCTCCATATTGCGGCGCTCATGTGCGAATATCTGCGCCTGCGCGGCGGCTGCACGCTCAGCTGGTCGTCAACAGCATTTGGCAAGATATCGCGCAACATTCCACTGGACGAGCAGGGCCTGAAGCTGGATGCGGGCGCCCAGGACTCACAGTACACAGAGCAAATGCTGCTGGAGCAGCTCAAGCAATGTGCCGACTTCCTCGATCGTGCCGAGCGTTTCGAGTGCCTCGGCGAACTCTACAAGCTCATCCTGCCCATCTACGAGCGTGCGCGCAACTTTATTGAACTGGCCCAAAGCTATGAGCATCTCACCCAGGCCTACAATAAAATTGTCGAGGTGAATCGTTCCGGCAAGCGCATGTTGGGCCGCTTCTATCGGGTTGTCTTCTATGGCATG ATGTACTTTGAGGAGGATCACGCCATTGAGTTTGTGTACAAGGAGCCAAAGTTGACATCGCTTAGCGAAATCTCGGATCGTTTGGCCAAACAATATAAGGAAAAGTTTGGTGCCGATGTCGTCAAACTCATCATGGATTCATCGCCG GTAAAAGTTGACGAATTGGATGCGAAACTAGCCTACATACAAGTCACCCATGTGATACCCTTCTTCACCAAAGACGAGCTCGATCAGCGTCTGAATGAGTTCGAACAGAATCATGATGTGGACACATTCATGTATGAAACGCCCTTTACCAAATCCGGCGCAGCGCGTGGCAGCGTTGAGGAGCAATGGAAACGCAAAACGGTCATTAAGA CTCAATATTCGTTTCCGTACGTGCTCAAACGTATACCCGTCAAATCGCGTGAGATTATCGAGCTGAGTCCCATAGAGGTGGCCATCGATGAGATGCAATCAAAGGTTTCAGAGCTGGAGGAAATTATTTTGCCCCCGGCGGATGTCAAGAAGTTGCAGCTGCGCCTGCAGGGCAGCGTGGCAGTTACCGTGAACGCAGGTCCATTGGCCTATGCGCACGCCTTCCTGGACGCTAAGGTGATCAAAAACTTTTCGCTGGATCGCGTTGAGGATCTGAAGGATGTGTTCCG AGACTTTATTGGTGTCTGTCACAAGGCACTGTGTGTAAACGAGCGCATGATCAGTGCCGATCAGAAGGAGTATCATCATGTGCTCAAGGAGAACTACGAGAAGCTTTGTCAAGCGCTCAGTGAGTTACTCCAAGATGAGTCATTCCAGCCGCTTAGCGATGATGCCGACACAGCCGCCCAGCGCAATAGCATGGCTTTATTCAATGCGATCAGTGGGGCCTCACATAACTCAA gTTTTGGTTTTGCCGTTTATTAA